The genomic stretch CGTCTGCATCTTTAGTTCAAAGGTTGCAGGCCGCGCGAGccggagggcaggggtggggttcCCCGCGCCCACTGCTCCTCTCCGCCGCCCGCTAGCTGCCCCTCGCCGTCCTCCCGCTCGGGGCGCTCTGCTCCAGCCACCTCGCCTCTGTCTTCTGCCACCGTTACCCACAACTCTGGACAGGTGGGCCAGGCTCTCACTGGttcctgtctttctctctttgggTGGGGGGCTGCTTCCTCGTGGCCCAGCCGGGTTCTTAGAACCAGGAAAGCCTGGCCCCCTCTACACACCTGTAGTGACCCCTCCCCCCGGCTCACTGGGGTCTGGGCAGCTGGCCCAGGGCAGGTGATGGTTAGAGCTCAGAAGCTGGATCGCAAATAGAAAGGACTGTACGGCTGCGGGACTTCTCATTCTCACAAAACCGTCCCGCAGGAAAACGGAGAAGACAGAAACCCCCCTGAGGTGGATTCATGTGCCCCGCTGCTGATTCCTGAACTCCTGTCTCCTCCCGCCCTGTTTGTTTTAGTTACGAAATGCTGTGGGCACCTCGGTTGTGACTGAAAAGTAACCTTGAAACACGCCGTCCTGACTGTCAGAGACAAATAGTCTCCCAACCGTCGCTGCCACTGGCGGGGCCGCGTGCTCCCGGCCCCCGGACGGTGGGGACGGGGCTCCTCCCCGCCAGCCTCGCCGTCGGGCCCCGGAGGCCGGGCTCCGAGGCGGCAAAGAGCCGAGGCAGCGGGACCTGGCGCCCCGCGCGCCTCCCGGAGCCGCTCTGGGTCTTAACTGTAACGGGCGGGGCCACCCAGAAGCAGCGGCGGGCGAGTTAAAGGTGTGTACACAGTTTTTCTAAGTACGACAGCGCTTTGCAAATTGGCTCTGTCACCGGCTTGTTATTTTGACAGGGAATGGGCATTGAGAGCGAAGAAACCCGGGATAAATAAATGCGGCTTTGGGAGGGCTCTGCAGAGGGGAGACAGGGCGAGGAGGCCGGACGCGCCCTCGGATGGGAGCACCAAGCGCCGGGCGCTAAGGACGGGATGGGGGTGTCAGAGCCCTGGGCCCCTCCAGGGGGTGGCCTCCTTCCAGGTCCCTCCTCCCCTGGGGAATCCCCGCAGACACGGGCGGGGGTGCGGGAGAGGGCTCGACCCGGGAGCCCTCGCGCCCACCCGCCCCGCTCGACCGTCCGGGCGCTGCCCGCGGGGCGGGCGCGGAGGGCAGGTGCGGGGCGCCAGCCAAGGCTCCCTCTCACCCAGGTGTGAGCTGATTATTCAAATGGGCTGCCCCGGGTCTGGGGATTGGAGGCCCGCGCCGGCGCGCCGCGCTATATCACCAGCCGCCCACGTCACTGCGGCACTTGTCCGCTCCGCGGTCCACACCTCCTCCGCccccccatctcctcctcctcttcctcctcctcctcctcctctccaccccccacccgccCCCGCGCCGCGCGCTTCCCGCCGCCTCCCGGCAGCTCGGCACTGCCAGCCTCGGCCTCCACCGGGCAGCCCgcgagcgcggcggcggcggcggcgggcagcGGGCTCTCCCAGCAGCCGGGCTCGGCGCTGGGCCTCCTCCTACCCTCCGGCCCCCTCCTCCCGCGACTCAGCCCTCCCGCCCACTTCCAACTACCGCCTCCGGCCGGCCGAGGGAGCGAGGGAGTGGAGCCGAGAGAGAGGGAGCgcgagagagggagggaggggacggtGCCTtggctgacttttttttaaaaggagggtgggggtggggggtgattgCCGGTCGTTTGTTGTGGCTGTTAAATTTTAAACTGCCATGCACTCGGCTTCCAGTATGCTGGGAGCGGTGAAGATGGAAGGGCACGAGCCGTCCGACTGGAGCAGCTACTATGCCGAGCCCGAGGTAGGCACTCGCCTTTTCCGGGGGAAGCGGGGTGGCGGCGTCCGCTCCCGGCCCCGGCCTCAGGACCGCTTCCCTGGCCGgctgccgccccccaccccagccgctCTGGGCAGCCgccttttcctccctccttcgACTCAGATGGGTCTCTTTTTTATACGACACACTGTTAGCCTTGAGATAATATTAACTTTGTGATCAAATATTGACTTGCGGCGCCTCCAAATCCTCTTCGTGGCCGAGCCACGCACTATCCTAACAGAGTTATGTTTGGCAGCGCgcggctggggaggggtgggaggtcgGCCGGcgagggggtggggagctggagaggagaaggTGGGTAGGAGTTGGGGGCCGAGGTGGAGGAAGAGCCAAAGACTAGgggacaaagagaaagaaagtttgTGGCTGCAGAGCCCAGCCGCGTGTAGTTCGGCTCGCGGTCCCCTCCCTGTCCCTCCATTCAATGCCTCCGGCCGGCCGCAGACTCCAAGCAGGCGGCGCGTTTCGGTTCCCCTGGGGCCAAGGATGGGGTCCCCGGAGGAAGGCTGAACGGCGAGGACCCTGGGATCGTCTCCGCTGGAGGCCACCCGGCGCCCCGCCCGGTGTCCCACAGGTCGCTGGTCAGGGTCGTAGGCGGCGCCCGGGGCCGCGGCGCCTGCTCGGTATGCTGGCTTGAGAGCTGGGGAGACTCCGTGGAGGGGAGATGCCTTGGGGGTGCCCGGCTCGGGGGCGCGCCAGGGGAGCCCAGTCTTAGAATCGGAACTAGGCGCAGGAGGGCTAGGAACCGGCTACAGGCGCAGAGCGGCAGTCCCCTCGCCACCTCCCCGAGGGTGATGGTGGCGCCCTCCGGGTGAAAAGGTCCCGGGACCCGGCGAGGGAAGGACTCCCCGGAGGCCTCCCCGGAGGCGGGGGCCTGGGCTGGCCCGGTGGGCGGGAGGTCCGGGCGCGCTCCGGCCGCGGTGCTAACGCTGTGCGCCTCCCTCCCGGGCTCTGTCCTCAGGGCTACTCCTCGGTGAGCAACATGAACGCCGGCCTGGGGATGAACGGCATGAACACGTACATGAGCATGTCGGCGGCCGCCATGGGCAGCGGCTCGGGCAGCATGAGCGCCGGCTCCGTGAACATGTCGTCGTACGTGGGCGCGGGCGTGAGCCCGTCCCTGGCCGGCATGTCCCCCGGGGCGGGCGCCATGGCCGGCATGGGCGGCTCGGCCGGGGCGGCCGGCGTGGCGGGCATGGGGCCGCACCTGAGCCCGAGCCTGAGCCCGCTCGGGGGGCAGGCGGCCGGGGCCATGGGCGGCCTGGCGCCCTACGCCAACATGAACTCCATGAGCCCCGTGTACGGGCAGGCGGGCCTGAGCCGCGCGCGCGACCCCAAGACGTACCGGCGCAGCTACACGCACGCCAAGCCGCCCTACTCCTACATCTCGCTCATCACCATGGCCATCCAGCAGAGCCCCAGCAAGATGCTGACGCTGAGCGAGATCTACCAGTGGATCATGGACCTCTTCCCCTTCTACCGGCAGAACCAGCAGCGCTGGCAGAACTCCATCCGCCACTCGCTCTCCTTCAACGACTGCTTCCTCAAGGTGCCGCGCTCGCCCGACAAGCCCGGCAAAGGCTCCTTCTGGACCCTGCACCCCGACTCGGGCAACATGTTCGAGAATGGCTGCTACCTGCGCCGCCAGAAGCGCTTCAAGTGCGAGAAGCAGCTGGCCCTGAAGGAGGCCGCGGGCGCCGCGGGGGGCGGCAAGAAGGCGGCCGCCGCGGCCCAGGCCTCGCAGGGCCAGCTCGGGGAGGCCGCCGGGCCGGCCTCCGAGACTCCGGCGGGCACCGATTCGCCCCACGCGAGCGCCTCCCCGTGCCAGGAGCACAAGCGAGGGGCCCTCGGCGAGTTGAAGGGGACGCCGGCCGCGGCGCTGAGCCCCCCGGAGCCGGCACCCTCGCccgggcagcagcagcaggctgCGGCCCACCTGCTGGGgcctccccaccaccccggcctGCCGCCCGAGGCCCACCTGAAGCCGGAGCACCACTATGCCTTCAACCACCCGTTCTCCATCAACAACCTCATGTCCTCGGAGCAGCAGCACCaccacagccaccaccaccaccagccgcACAAAATGGACCTCAAGGCCTACGAACAGGTGATGCACTACCCCGGCTACGGCTCCCCCATGCCGGGAAGCCTGGCCATGGGCCCAGTCACAACCAAAGCGGGCCTGGACGCCTCGCCCCTGGCCGCGGACACCTCCTACTACCAGGGGGTGTACTCCCGGCCCATTATGAACTCCTCTTAAGAAGACAACGGCGGCTCGGCCagaccaggaccaggaccagagagagaggaagtgggGTGGAGACTTTCAGGAAGGGAGACTGGAAAGACACGAGGGAAAAGGACCCATCACGCCCCCACGCAGCCCCCGGGACAGCTGTCTCCCTGACCTGCTGcggccctccctccctcacaggggcCACACTGATATCTGTCATCATCCCACGTaaggagggaaagggaaaaggataaacagtcaaaaaaaggcaaaaagcgaAGTGTCGGTCCCTCCGCTTGCGTGCAGACGCCCTGCTTCTTTAAGCACCTGCGGGCTCTGACTTCCTGTTGTCGGTGTTCCTCTCCATCACTCTTGCCGCAGCGAAGtcttactttattaaaaaaaaaagaaagaaaacaaaaaaaaaaaggcaaaaaacccccacaaactTTTGTGAGTTACAGTGTAAAACCATGTAGTTTTAACAGAGAACAGAGTTGTActattgtttaaaaagagaaaaaaaatgatgtaagAGTCTGTTGTAAatgaccaagaaaaagaaaaaaaaaaaacaagcattcCCATTCTTGACACGGTGAAATCCAGGTCTTGAGTCTGATTAATTTATGGTTTCTGCGTGCTTTATTTATGGCTTATaaatgtgtgttctgactgcAAGAACCAGAGTTCCACAAATCTATATTAAAGTGTTATTGCCAGTTTGATGCCTTGAATctccaagattttttttcctttgcttgattgaaaaaaaataaacaggtctgggaagtatttaaaaattgaaggagGGAGGTCCTGGCTGGTTGCaggttttatttcatttgggAGGGTGGTTGCTGTTTTAGCAACATTTTATTCTTAACATTTTCAGACATACTGAAGTTGAATGAATTTTACAGTAAACACACGTGTACCCACTGCCCAGATCCTACAGTTAACATTTCGCTAAACTTGTCACATTGCatatctgtccatctatctacGCCTCCATTGATCCATTTATCTTCTTTTCCTAGATGCATTTCAAAGGAAATTTTAGACTTCAGTACACTTCCCCCGTAACAGTTCAGCAAGCACATCATTACTAGAACTCAATGTTGTTCGTGGTTACTGTTTGAATTTTGAGTTTAACTTTACACAGTGAAACTCACAGATTCCAGGTGAACCGCCCCATGGCGTCGATGCAGGTTTGCCTCCAAAGCATGCAGAAAACCATGTACCCCTATTTCCCACCTGGGCCATGTGAAGACGCAGTGTTGCTGACATCCCTTGGGCCCCAGGGCCGGCCTCTCTGGGGAGAAGCCTGgattttactatttttccccCCTATATTTCCAATCCCAGGCCTCTCTTCAAGGCAGGGAGCCCAGATTGGATCTGCACATTCCTGGTGCAGCGCATCGCCTTTCCACCCTGTCTCTCTGCACCCACTCATCCTTCTGTAGAGCTGGGACCCTGCCTGGATTCTACAGCCTGAGACTTCTGTCTACACCCTACCTCCCCTTCCATCCTCCACCTTTACTGGTGTTCTGCACAACCTTGATAGAGCTTGCTGTAGCCAGGAGAAGCCAGACTTCTGGAACC from Vicugna pacos chromosome 19, VicPac4, whole genome shotgun sequence encodes the following:
- the FOXA2 gene encoding hepatocyte nuclear factor 3-beta, encoding MHSASSMLGAVKMEGHEPSDWSSYYAEPEGYSSVSNMNAGLGMNGMNTYMSMSAAAMGSGSGSMSAGSVNMSSYVGAGVSPSLAGMSPGAGAMAGMGGSAGAAGVAGMGPHLSPSLSPLGGQAAGAMGGLAPYANMNSMSPVYGQAGLSRARDPKTYRRSYTHAKPPYSYISLITMAIQQSPSKMLTLSEIYQWIMDLFPFYRQNQQRWQNSIRHSLSFNDCFLKVPRSPDKPGKGSFWTLHPDSGNMFENGCYLRRQKRFKCEKQLALKEAAGAAGGGKKAAAAAQASQGQLGEAAGPASETPAGTDSPHASASPCQEHKRGALGELKGTPAAALSPPEPAPSPGQQQQAAAHLLGPPHHPGLPPEAHLKPEHHYAFNHPFSINNLMSSEQQHHHSHHHHQPHKMDLKAYEQVMHYPGYGSPMPGSLAMGPVTTKAGLDASPLAADTSYYQGVYSRPIMNSS